CTTCGTTCCTCACGCCCGTAAGAATCTTCTCGAGGCTGTCGATGGTTTCAGAAGATGCGTTCACGACAAGCAGGATATGGCCGACGTTGGCGGTAACCTTGCCGGTGGAATCGGTGGACTTGCCGAAGCTCTTGATGATGTGGTAGCCGAACTGGGTCTTGACCGGTTCTGAGACGGCGCCGGAATCAAGCGCGAGGGCGGCCTTCTCGAATTCAGGAACATATACGCCAAGGCCAGCAGGCTGGTCAAGCATGCCACCCTTCTCGGCACTGCCCTGGTCTTCGGAAGAAATACGGGCCATTTCCTCGAACGAAGCGGTAGAAGACGTATCGGCGAGCTGGAAGTAAATCGTCATCGCGTATTCACGCACACGCTCGTCGTCAGCGGCAGTGGCTGCGACCGGGATAGTCACGTAATCAAACTTCACGGCATCCTTTTCCACGAAGAAGCTGTCCTGGTGGGCATTGAAGTAACCCTTCACCATCGCCGTATCGACCGCGTCGTCGGCAACGGCGAAATCGCTTGCAGAAGCGAACGCGACATCGATATCGAAATCAGTCATGCGGCGTTCAACAGCCCACTTGGCCTCGAGCGACGTCGGGTGGATTCCAGCGCTGACCAGCGTTTGAAGTTGGCGCACAGGAATGTTCGTGTTCTTCATTTCTTCTTCGAGCTGGAGCATGGAGTTCCACTTGAAGGCCTCCGGAGTCTCGAGCCAGGCCTCGTAGTCTGCGGCACTTGCGGTAGAATCGGTCAGGAACTTCGGGAGCGAAGCGATGTAAGCCTGACTGCGCTGCATCAGGTCTTCCTGAGAGGTTGCCTGCTGCTGAATCGCAAAGAGACGATACTGAGCTTCCTGCACCAGGCGCTGGCGAACGGCATTAGAATTGGTCTTGAATTCAGACTTGAGTTCGGCGACCGAGGCTGCCAGTCCGGCCTTCTCGAACTGCCCGTCCAGGAGAATCTGGCGAACGAAGGAGCGGAACACGTCGCTACGGAGCTGCGCGTACTGCTCGTCCTCGAGGTGCTGGTTCTGGAACTGGTTCTGCTGCAGCATCTTGATGCGGGCATCAAATTCGGCATAGCTGATCTTGTGGTCGTTCACCACTCCGACAGGGTAGCTCTGTGCACTATTCGGAACACGGTCCATAGCCAACAGGCCCACGACAATACCTGCCGCGAAAATGACGATAACCCACTTGGCCTTTTCATTAATCCACGTTAACATAGAGTAGACTCCATTAAAATTTGTCGGGGCAAAATATAACAAAAGAAAACGACGCTTTCGTATAAAAAAAGGGAATTAGGCACAAATTAGCCCAAATCCCTGTATCATACGGATAATACCGCCAATCAGCCAAAGTTCCACTCTATTGCAAAGTAACCCGCCAGTAAAGTGGCATAATCGGTTCCAGAATAATCATCAACGTAATATGTTCCGTAACTCATTTTATTCTCCTATATTGGTTGATTGTTCAAGTAAGTTATAATCCTTCACGCAACGGAGCAATCCTTTCGTATACCGCGAAACGCTCTTTTCTTTCTGCACCATACTTGTAATTACCGCTTCGGTATTTTCAAAAGAAGTCCCATAACCATAAGTAAATCTATCCCCACCCATAAAATGAGTACCCACATCGTAATTTGCAGCAAAAAAATCTGCATACGGGAGCCAAATGCTATTAATCGTAACAAGGCCATGATTTACATAAGAGTCAAAAGGCACAACAGAAAAACCACTTTTATTTGACCCATCACGCCATTTCACTGAAGATTTTAGATCTGCAAGCGAATATTCATTTAGCAAGGCTCTCCATTAAGTAGTATCAGGAACGTGCCAGCCTTCCATGCATATTCCGCGTGTATTTTCTACAACAGAATCATTTTTTGCAACATTCATTACCATATACCATTCATAAACACAACCTATGGAAAGCGAATCCTTACAATCAGCACCATTTGTTGCATAAGTAAGATTCTCAGCCATCCACGTCATCCCCGCAATGTTGACCGTACGGTAGGTTCGGCCATCGCGCTCATCCGTCACGGAACCATAT
The Fibrobacter sp. UWR3 genome window above contains:
- a CDS encoding peptidylprolyl isomerase — encoded protein: MLTWINEKAKWVIVIFAAGIVVGLLAMDRVPNSAQSYPVGVVNDHKISYAEFDARIKMLQQNQFQNQHLEDEQYAQLRSDVFRSFVRQILLDGQFEKAGLAASVAELKSEFKTNSNAVRQRLVQEAQYRLFAIQQQATSQEDLMQRSQAYIASLPKFLTDSTASAADYEAWLETPEAFKWNSMLQLEEEMKNTNIPVRQLQTLVSAGIHPTSLEAKWAVERRMTDFDIDVAFASASDFAVADDAVDTAMVKGYFNAHQDSFFVEKDAVKFDYVTIPVAATAADDERVREYAMTIYFQLADTSSTASFEEMARISSEDQGSAEKGGMLDQPAGLGVYVPEFEKAALALDSGAVSEPVKTQFGYHIIKSFGKSTDSTGKVTANVGHILLVVNASSETIDSLEKILTGVRNEVNAGTKDFAAAVKERGLEVKHSGWVGRNENVDDLGYLKGVTTFAWPNEHLPEEEGIVSQVLRNNKFVAIFKKDKELKAGERSIDLHFDAIKNSLKARKSENAAGAYLNSVAAKVKEWKAADPADSAAAAASAIEKVNVQNYKASAEGYIPGFGYGNAALYKVLNGQKQGEWGPVIETELGAVMVRVNGKTAPEDSAVTSAVKQEVENASRFTSMTLFNEFVSNMEKGTPVESNLDLFYKE